A window of Acinonyx jubatus isolate Ajub_Pintada_27869175 chromosome E4, VMU_Ajub_asm_v1.0, whole genome shotgun sequence contains these coding sequences:
- the LOC106985086 gene encoding T-cell surface glycoprotein CD1a-like → MLLLQLLLLTVLVPGGDTDNDFQEPSSFRIILTISVYNHSRTQYHVSAWLDELQTHSWDSKKGIFVNKLPWSKGNFSNKELMEQERAIQAASIRIPLIFQDHVSQWQLEYPFQVQVVRGCELPFGEAPVGFKRIAYEGSDLMSFHNMSWWPSPKGGRRAQQVCNLFNQYHVVNMRIQTLINDLCPHFLLALLDAGKAALQRQVKPEAWLSTGPSLGPGHLLLVCHVSGFYPKPVRVTWMKGEQERQSTRQSDVLPHADGTWYLQTSLDVEAREAAGLSCRVRHSSLGGQDMVLYWEQHRPVDLVFLVVLVPLVLLAGLAFWFWKRWKSHWRPQCTGFPLERDPSSPGPGRP, encoded by the exons ACTTCCAGGAGCCGAGCTCCTTCCGAATCATCCTGACAATATCCGTTTACAATCATTCCCGGACGCAATATCACGTCTCAGCTTGGCTGGATGAGCTTCAGACTCATAGCTGGGACAGCAAGAAGGGCATTTTCGTGAACAAGCTGCCTTGGTCCAAAGGCAACTTCAGCAACAAGGAGCTGATGGAACAGGAAAGGGCAATACAGGCGGCTTCCATTAGAATTCCTCTGATATTTCAGGACCACGTCAGTCAATGGCAGCTTGaat ATCCCTTTCAGGTTCAGGTGGTCAGAGGCTGTGAGCTGCCCTTTGGAGAGGCACCAGTAGGATTTAAGCGGATTGCGTATGAAGGATCAGATCTCATGAGCTTCCATAACATGTCATGGTGGCCATCtccaaagggaggaaggagggctcaGCAGGTCTGCAATCTATTCAATCAGTACCACGTGGTCAACATGAGAATACAGACACTTATTAATGACCTCTGTCCCCATTTCCTCTTGGCTTTACTTGATGCAGGGAAGGCAGCTCTGCAGCGACAAG TGAAGCCAGAGGCCTGGCTGTCCACTGGCCCCAGTCTGGGTCCTGGCCATCTGCTCCTTGTGTGCCATGTCTCTGGTTTCTACCCAAAGCCTGTGAGGGTGACGTGGATGAAgggtgagcaggagaggcagagcacCCGACAAAGCGACGTCTTGCCCCATGCTGACGGGACATGGTATCTTCAGACGTCCTTGGATGTGGAAGCCAGAGAGGCAGCTGGCCTGTCTTGCCGAGTGAGACACAGCAGTCTAGGAGGCCAGGACATGGTCCTCTACTGGG AGCAGCACCGCCCCGTGGACTTGGTCTTCCTGGTGGTGCTGGTGCCCCTGGTGCTTCTGGCAGGTCTTGCATTCTGGTTCTGGAAGCGCTG GAAATCACACTGGAGACCTCAGTGCACTGGCTTCCCTTTGGAGAGAGATCCCAGCAGCCCAGGACCAGGACGTCCCTAA
- the LOC128312941 gene encoding uncharacterized protein LOC128312941 codes for MPEEHHPPPPGEADTVPRAGGGNAPVGSPPFTRQRAQREQSASTTDSTILPLRATGPPDAEGNQPHHYWPFATSDLYNWKAQNPKFSEKLAGLIDLLDSVLFTHQPMWDDCQQLLQVLFTTEERERILNGAQKLVPGTDRNPTTNQAEIDASFPLTWPQWDFNTAEGKERLRVYHQTLMGGLRMAARKPTNLAKVGNVQQGKDESLAAFLERIMEAFRTYTPMDPEAPESKAAVIMAFVNQSAIDIRRKLQKIDRLGEKSLQDLLVVAEKVYNNREPPEDKQARAMVAASSKQTRDLARILLAITADFLEERDRRLRQLADDTRKGKGTTKGGTQRLQKDQCAYCKEIGHWARDCPKRAGGKGSKTDRVKVLELDKLSD; via the coding sequence atgccggaagaacaccatcctccccctccgggggaggcagacaCTGTTCCGAGGgcgggaggcggaaacgctccagtgggaagcccgccctttaccagacaaagggctcagagggagcaatccGCCTCCACCaccgactccactattctgcccctgcgagccaccggacccccagacgcggaggggaatcagccccatcactattggcctttcgccactagtgacctctacaattggaaagctcagaatcctaagttttccgagaaactggcagggcttattgatttattagactctgttctttttacccatcagcccatgtgggacgattgccagcagcttttgcaggtcctgttcacgactgaagaaagagaaagaatcctcaatgggGCCCAAAAACTAGTTCCGGGCACAGAcaggaatcccaccaccaaccaggctgagatagatgcctccttccccttaacttggccccagtgggatttcaacacggcagaaggtaaggagaggctccgggtctaccaccagactctaatggggggtctccgaatggctgctagaaagccaaccaatttggccaaggtaggaaatgtacaacagggaaaagatgaatctctggctgcctttttagaacggatcatggaggcattccgtacctatacccccatggatccagaggctccggaaagcaaggcagctgttatcatggcctttgtaaaccaatcggccatagacattaggagaaaattacagaaaatagatagactaggagaaaaaagtctgcaggacttactggtggtagccgaaaaggtgtataataaccgggagcctcctgaggacaagcaggctcgcgccatggtggctgccagcagtaagcagactcgagacctggccagaatactactagctatcACTGCTGACTTCCtcgaggaacgagaccgccgtctccggcagctggcagacgacacaagaaaaggtaaaggaaccaccaaggggggcacgcagaggctgcagaaggatcagtgtgcatactgcaaggagataggacattgggcccgagattgtccaaaaagggccggcgggaagggaagcaagactgatcgagtaaaagtcctagagctagataaactaagtgattag